From Alienimonas californiensis, a single genomic window includes:
- a CDS encoding alkaline phosphatase family protein, translating to MSESVEPRPPKPVVQVIVDALASRVVRPALEDGKLPHIAKLVEREGVRWDCTSIFPSITPAATCALTTGQYPDRTHIAGAYWYDPEEKDVAYFGDDIWTILAENPGEYVNDFQIGLNFHRLKADTVFEMLEEAGHPTAALNSMWFRGPHRHEISPPAELELAPGVEFAKELTGPTVLTLADFCRSGGVDGGPALEGPGGPTRRYGFHDQTTSAFLLNLFGQMHLPAYTLAYFPNNDFVSHEDGPRNAVHVLEKLDRTLGGLFALFGGVEKFLETFAFLMTGDHSQTDCAENPKAREIDLTDVLAEFTVVHGGESWKGGEDILACPNMRAAQLYLSEDGPSLETVRDALLRCERVDQVIWRTPIHRAGGPGPGEERTTFHVATAERGTLRFTPADGPEAAAAPGWKQAVDDYGNRWRYEGDLAALDGAVTAGEDGADLIRFKHYPNAFERIATSFFQESGALWATAIPGAEFRLPRTTTHAGGSHGSLHLFDSASPLIFGGLPDDVIVPEHPRTVDVVPLAMRCLHVQPPWEPGQGRVCT from the coding sequence ATGTCCGAATCCGTCGAACCCCGCCCGCCCAAGCCGGTCGTGCAGGTGATCGTCGACGCCCTCGCCTCCCGGGTGGTGCGGCCGGCGCTGGAGGACGGAAAGCTGCCTCACATCGCCAAGCTCGTGGAGCGGGAGGGCGTCCGCTGGGACTGCACCTCGATCTTCCCCTCCATCACGCCCGCCGCCACCTGCGCCCTCACGACCGGCCAGTACCCGGACCGCACCCACATCGCCGGCGCCTACTGGTACGACCCGGAGGAGAAGGACGTCGCCTACTTCGGCGACGACATCTGGACGATCCTGGCGGAAAATCCCGGGGAGTACGTCAACGACTTCCAGATCGGGCTGAACTTCCACCGCCTCAAGGCGGACACCGTCTTCGAAATGCTGGAGGAGGCCGGACACCCCACGGCGGCCTTGAACAGTATGTGGTTCCGCGGTCCGCACCGGCACGAAATCTCCCCGCCGGCGGAACTGGAGCTCGCCCCCGGGGTGGAGTTCGCCAAGGAACTGACAGGGCCGACCGTCCTGACGCTGGCGGACTTCTGCCGCTCCGGCGGCGTCGACGGCGGCCCGGCCCTGGAGGGTCCAGGCGGCCCGACCCGCCGCTACGGGTTCCACGATCAGACCACGTCCGCCTTCCTGCTCAACCTGTTCGGGCAGATGCATCTGCCGGCGTACACCCTCGCCTATTTTCCGAACAACGATTTCGTGAGTCATGAGGATGGCCCCCGCAACGCGGTGCACGTCCTCGAGAAATTGGATCGCACGTTGGGCGGATTGTTCGCCCTGTTCGGCGGCGTGGAGAAGTTCCTGGAGACGTTCGCCTTCCTGATGACGGGCGACCACAGCCAGACGGACTGTGCGGAGAACCCGAAGGCCCGGGAGATCGACCTGACGGACGTGCTGGCCGAATTCACCGTCGTCCACGGGGGCGAGTCCTGGAAGGGCGGCGAGGACATCCTGGCCTGCCCGAACATGCGGGCCGCCCAGCTCTACCTGTCTGAGGACGGCCCCTCGCTGGAGACGGTTCGCGACGCCCTGCTGCGGTGCGAACGGGTCGACCAAGTGATCTGGCGAACGCCGATCCACCGGGCCGGCGGACCGGGCCCGGGGGAGGAACGGACGACGTTCCACGTCGCCACCGCCGAGCGCGGCACGCTGCGATTCACCCCGGCCGACGGCCCTGAGGCGGCCGCCGCCCCGGGCTGGAAGCAGGCCGTCGACGACTACGGCAACCGCTGGCGGTACGAAGGCGACCTCGCCGCGTTGGACGGCGCCGTGACCGCGGGCGAGGACGGCGCCGACCTCATCCGGTTCAAGCACTACCCCAACGCCTTCGAGCGAATCGCGACCTCCTTCTTTCAGGAGAGCGGGGCCCTCTGGGCGACGGCGATTCCGGGGGCGGAGTTCCGCCTGCCCCGCACCACGACGCACGCCGGCGGGAGCCACGGGTCGCTGCACCTGTTCGACAGCGCCAGCCCGCTGATCTTCGGCGGGCTCCCGGACGACGTGATCGTGCCGGAGCATCCCCGCACCGTCGACGTCGTCCCGCTGGCGATGCGCTGCCTGCACGTCCAGCCGCCCTGGGAGCCGGGCCAGGGGCGCGTGTGCACCTGA
- a CDS encoding AI-2E family transporter, with product MTTASQAAPDPAGSPDLPAELNAIPPLTSIPPELGPPGGTLPPPRPIDPGWTARTRALEVLAALAVAYTLFFARAVLLPFTLAFVLALLFRPVVRYLRKRWHLNEYAGAAGVLVGTLALLAFGMFLLAVPAEDFVRGIPDKVDAATIKLQNERLFRSFQSLQRKLNSSGEISAAKRPNPGGEPGEISGEDPAYAALGAVGPAAAAEVREAGGVELQLDEETPALVVEERPPSLLNRVFNDAPEALGGFALAFVFLYFLLAEGDAILNNVIGLLPTIADKREAVGLTRAAEKGVSRYLMLVSIINAALGVCIGIAMWLVGLPNPVLWGVMAGLLNFIPYVGAFVGAAAVFLVAYLEPEFSLGEAALAPLCYMGINLLEGNFVTPAVLGKTIALNPLMVLLSLAFWGWIWGPTGAVLAVPLLSMTKIVCEDVEFLRPLAMLLGPRMDSERLTAAADTAKTDAVGTDVAAVPAA from the coding sequence ATGACGACCGCCTCGCAGGCCGCCCCCGACCCCGCCGGTTCGCCCGACCTGCCGGCGGAGTTGAACGCGATTCCGCCGCTGACCTCCATCCCCCCGGAACTGGGGCCGCCGGGCGGCACGCTGCCGCCCCCGCGACCGATCGACCCCGGCTGGACGGCCCGCACGCGGGCGCTGGAGGTGCTGGCGGCGCTGGCCGTGGCCTACACGCTGTTTTTCGCCCGGGCGGTGCTGCTTCCGTTCACGCTGGCCTTCGTGCTGGCCCTGCTGTTCCGGCCGGTCGTGCGCTACCTCCGCAAACGGTGGCACCTCAACGAATACGCCGGCGCCGCGGGGGTGCTGGTGGGCACGCTGGCGCTGCTGGCGTTCGGCATGTTTCTGCTGGCGGTGCCGGCGGAGGACTTCGTCCGCGGCATTCCGGACAAGGTTGACGCCGCCACGATCAAGCTGCAGAACGAACGTTTGTTCCGCAGCTTTCAAAGCCTGCAACGCAAGCTCAACAGTTCCGGGGAAATCTCCGCGGCGAAGCGGCCGAATCCGGGCGGCGAGCCCGGGGAGATCAGCGGCGAAGATCCTGCCTACGCGGCCCTGGGGGCGGTCGGCCCGGCCGCCGCGGCCGAGGTCCGCGAAGCCGGCGGCGTCGAATTGCAGCTCGATGAGGAGACCCCCGCCCTCGTGGTCGAGGAACGTCCGCCCAGCCTGCTGAACCGCGTGTTCAACGACGCCCCGGAGGCCCTCGGCGGGTTCGCCCTGGCGTTCGTGTTCCTCTACTTCCTGCTGGCGGAGGGGGACGCCATTCTTAACAACGTGATCGGCCTGCTGCCGACGATCGCTGACAAACGCGAAGCCGTCGGCCTGACGCGGGCCGCGGAGAAGGGCGTCAGCCGTTACCTGATGCTCGTGTCGATCATCAACGCGGCGTTGGGGGTGTGCATCGGCATCGCCATGTGGCTGGTCGGCCTGCCGAACCCGGTGCTGTGGGGCGTGATGGCCGGCCTGCTGAACTTCATCCCTTACGTCGGGGCGTTCGTCGGGGCGGCGGCGGTGTTCCTCGTGGCCTATCTGGAGCCGGAGTTCTCCCTCGGCGAGGCGGCGCTGGCGCCGCTGTGCTACATGGGGATCAACCTGCTGGAGGGCAACTTCGTCACCCCGGCGGTGCTGGGAAAAACGATCGCCCTGAACCCGCTGATGGTGCTGCTGAGTCTGGCGTTCTGGGGCTGGATCTGGGGTCCGACGGGCGCTGTGCTGGCGGTGCCGCTGCTGTCGATGACGAAGATCGTCTGCGAGGACGTGGAGTTCCTGCGGCCGCTGGCGATGTTGCTCGGTCCGCGGATGGACTCCGAGCGATTGACCGCCGCCGCCGATACCGCGAAGACCGACGCCGTCGGCACGGACGTCGCCGCCGTCCCGGCCGCCTGA
- a CDS encoding phage holin family protein: MFTNGRPPLPPVELGRTGSALLADLTELGELQAKLLAADAKVAANRSAGSLALVAVGVLLAASAFPVTLVALGFGLAAAGLPEWAAFLIAAAAGLLVGGLIAWSGWKGLSRAAGTFRRSSDAFSQNLAWVKASLSGEPSAVRRPASAGPASPR; encoded by the coding sequence ATGTTCACCAACGGTCGACCGCCGCTGCCCCCCGTCGAGTTGGGCCGCACCGGATCGGCGTTGCTGGCGGACCTGACGGAGTTGGGGGAACTCCAGGCGAAGCTGCTGGCCGCTGACGCCAAGGTCGCGGCGAATCGCTCCGCGGGTTCGTTGGCGCTGGTGGCGGTCGGCGTCCTGCTGGCCGCCTCCGCGTTCCCGGTGACGCTGGTCGCCCTCGGTTTCGGCTTGGCGGCCGCCGGGTTGCCGGAGTGGGCGGCGTTCCTGATCGCGGCGGCGGCGGGGTTGTTGGTCGGCGGACTGATCGCGTGGTCCGGGTGGAAAGGGCTGTCGCGGGCCGCGGGCACGTTCCGCCGCAGCAGCGACGCCTTCTCGCAGAATCTGGCCTGGGTGAAGGCCTCGCTGAGCGGCGAACCGTCCGCGGTTCGGCGCCCCGCCTCCGCCGGCCCGGCTTCGCCCCGATGA
- a CDS encoding PA2169 family four-helix-bundle protein: MALETKTNLSAESLSHLQDLIQINIDSKDGFAEAAEQIGDDRIAALFRQIGQIRSKNADELQGLVALNNKEPQERGSIAAAFHRTWLDLRSKLSGNDKAAVLAEAERGEDHIKAQYEEAVKADPGSAVSDVLHRQLAEVKAHHDQIRDLRDAYQAA, encoded by the coding sequence ATGGCGCTCGAAACGAAAACGAACCTGTCCGCCGAGTCGCTCTCGCACTTGCAGGACTTGATTCAGATCAACATCGACAGCAAGGACGGCTTCGCCGAGGCCGCCGAGCAGATCGGCGACGACCGGATCGCGGCCCTGTTCCGGCAGATCGGCCAGATCCGCAGCAAGAACGCGGACGAGCTGCAGGGCCTGGTCGCCCTGAACAACAAGGAGCCGCAGGAACGCGGCAGCATCGCCGCCGCCTTCCACCGCACCTGGCTGGACCTGCGCAGCAAGCTGTCCGGCAACGATAAGGCCGCCGTACTGGCCGAGGCCGAACGCGGCGAGGACCACATCAAAGCCCAGTACGAGGAGGCCGTGAAGGCCGACCCGGGCAGCGCCGTCAGCGACGTGCTGCACCGCCAACTGGCCGAGGTGAAGGCCCACCACGACCAGATCCGCGACCTCCGCGACGCCTATCAGGCGGCCTGA
- a CDS encoding dihydrolipoyl dehydrogenase family protein, protein MPAAPPSSPDLASDPLRYDVVVIGSGPAAGMVVSGLKGSGKRVAAVDRRRFGGTCALRGCSPKKVLLNAAKAVDFARRADGVLVSGGARVGLDWPRLHAFQESFTEPVPPSRLEQFRDAGADCYAGAARFTGPDSLAVEGEQGNGAVTLRFDQVAIAVGSVPAPLDVPGEELLIHSDEFLAAADMPARVVIVGGGYIGLEFAHALLRADRQVTIVETGRHLLSPFDSHLADRLAERTRGLGARFECRAKLTGIERVADGSLAATAEREDGELLRFLCDAVLHAAGRVPAVKALDCDAAGIDWDEKGIAVTERLVSVSHPRAFAAGDCVGLGHPMLTPVAEAHGKAVLRTLLTGDPTAPDVSPLPSATFTEPEMAAVGLTVEQADEQGVAYRLIEADLGTKGTFRKLCEPCVGYRMLLEPKGGRLLGVHLLGPGMAELINLFAVALRHDLTLSDLAAIPLAFPTVAKEVVEDAAGKA, encoded by the coding sequence ATGCCCGCAGCGCCCCCGTCATCGCCCGACCTCGCCTCCGATCCGCTGCGCTACGATGTGGTGGTGATCGGCAGCGGCCCTGCGGCGGGGATGGTCGTCAGCGGGTTGAAGGGCAGCGGGAAACGCGTCGCCGCCGTCGATCGCCGCAGGTTCGGCGGAACTTGCGCCCTGCGGGGCTGCAGTCCGAAGAAGGTGTTGCTGAACGCTGCCAAGGCCGTCGACTTCGCCCGGCGGGCCGACGGCGTGCTGGTGAGCGGCGGGGCGCGCGTCGGCCTCGACTGGCCCCGGCTGCACGCCTTTCAGGAGAGCTTTACCGAACCGGTGCCGCCCAGCCGGCTCGAACAGTTCCGCGATGCCGGCGCCGATTGCTACGCCGGCGCCGCCCGCTTCACCGGGCCGGATTCGCTGGCGGTCGAGGGAGAGCAGGGGAACGGGGCGGTGACGCTGCGGTTCGATCAGGTGGCGATCGCCGTCGGTTCGGTTCCCGCCCCGCTGGACGTACCGGGGGAGGAGCTGCTGATCCACTCAGACGAGTTCCTCGCCGCCGCGGACATGCCGGCCCGGGTGGTGATCGTCGGCGGGGGGTACATCGGGCTGGAGTTCGCCCACGCCCTGCTGCGGGCCGATCGGCAGGTGACCATCGTGGAGACGGGCCGGCATCTGCTCTCCCCGTTCGACTCGCACCTCGCCGACCGACTGGCCGAGCGCACCCGGGGCCTCGGCGCTCGGTTTGAGTGTCGGGCGAAACTGACGGGAATCGAACGGGTCGCCGACGGCTCCCTTGCGGCCACGGCGGAGCGGGAGGACGGCGAATTGCTACGGTTCCTCTGCGACGCCGTGTTGCACGCGGCCGGCCGCGTCCCCGCGGTGAAGGCTCTCGACTGCGACGCCGCGGGCATTGACTGGGACGAGAAAGGGATCGCCGTCACGGAGCGGCTGGTAAGCGTCTCCCACCCGCGGGCGTTCGCCGCGGGGGACTGCGTCGGCCTGGGGCACCCGATGCTCACCCCCGTGGCGGAAGCTCACGGCAAGGCGGTGCTTCGCACGCTGCTCACCGGCGACCCCACCGCCCCGGACGTCTCCCCACTGCCCAGCGCCACCTTCACTGAACCGGAAATGGCCGCCGTCGGTCTGACGGTCGAGCAGGCGGACGAGCAGGGCGTCGCCTACCGGCTGATCGAGGCGGACCTCGGCACGAAGGGGACGTTCCGCAAACTGTGCGAGCCCTGCGTCGGCTACCGGATGCTGTTGGAGCCGAAGGGCGGCCGGTTACTGGGCGTGCACCTGCTCGGGCCGGGGATGGCGGAGTTGATCAACCTGTTCGCCGTCGCCCTGCGGCACGATCTGACGCTGTCCGACCTCGCCGCGATCCCCCTCGCCTTCCCCACAGTGGCCAAGGAGGTCGTCGAAGACGCCGCCGGGAAGGCGTGA